Proteins encoded together in one candidate division KSB1 bacterium window:
- a CDS encoding CYTH domain-containing protein: protein MAQEIERKFLTKSDAWRSNAIGRFYRQGYLSTVKERTVRIRTIRNQGYITVKGIAKGAARAEYEYEIPVKDANEMLDTLCEQPIIEKMRYEIEHNELIWLVDEFEGVNKGLILVEVELSDENQKIALPDWVGAEVTGDPNYFNSNLTRNPYLGWGKKQ from the coding sequence ATGGCTCAAGAAATTGAAAGGAAGTTTTTAACTAAAAGCGATGCTTGGCGTTCAAATGCCATAGGCAGGTTTTATCGGCAAGGGTATTTGTCTACCGTGAAAGAAAGGACAGTAAGAATTCGTACGATTAGAAATCAAGGATACATTACCGTTAAAGGCATCGCCAAAGGTGCGGCCCGTGCAGAGTACGAATATGAAATCCCTGTAAAAGATGCAAATGAAATGCTTGATACCCTCTGTGAACAACCCATTATCGAGAAGATGAGATACGAGATTGAACACAATGAACTCATTTGGCTAGTGGATGAGTTCGAGGGCGTAAACAAAGGATTGATTTTAGTCGAAGTTGAACTCAGCGATGAAAATCAAAAAATTGCTTTACCCGATTGGGTCGGTGCAGAAGTAACAGGCGATCCTAATTACTTCAATTCTAATTTGACCCGGAATCCATATTTAGGCTGGGGGAAAAAACAATAA